From Granulicella sp. WH15, the proteins below share one genomic window:
- a CDS encoding glycosyl hydrolase family 28 protein, translating to MKRKSAALAVALGALSIAARGQVICDAHTYGAKGDGVTKDTAAIQRAIDTCSAKHGVVKLAGGQFVSGPLTLKSHVTLDIEKDAALLASVDRSDYKAATLMRQPTIEPFLHVLNADEVTISGGGLIDGRGQVWWDYVKGVKDAGILGNDHPRPMGLLIDHSKHFTMENVTFQNAGFWQVVPYYSEYLVFRNLRILAPQRGAPNTDGIDPFSSSHIVIDHYFASVGDDDIAIKSGAINSPGPDAPSTDITITDCAFESGHGLSIGSEVAGGVQHVHAERISFKGTDQGIRVKANRDRGADISDLSFKNITMDGVRTSILISEYYPKVMPEGEVAAASIGRLTPHFHDILIENVKSINSDWAGVVIGLPESPVIGLTLRNVSIEATKAMEIAYAKVKLEGVSIKLGTHVAPTATVTGK from the coding sequence ATGAAGCGGAAGAGCGCAGCGCTGGCAGTCGCATTGGGAGCCCTATCGATAGCAGCCAGAGGCCAGGTCATCTGCGACGCGCACACCTACGGCGCCAAGGGCGACGGCGTCACCAAGGACACAGCAGCGATCCAGCGGGCCATCGACACCTGCTCGGCCAAGCACGGAGTCGTGAAGCTAGCCGGAGGCCAATTCGTCAGCGGCCCGCTCACCCTCAAGAGCCACGTCACGCTCGACATTGAAAAGGACGCTGCTCTGCTGGCCTCGGTCGACCGCAGCGACTACAAAGCCGCCACGCTAATGCGCCAGCCCACCATCGAGCCCTTCCTCCACGTCCTCAACGCCGACGAGGTCACCATCTCCGGCGGCGGCCTCATCGACGGCCGCGGCCAGGTCTGGTGGGACTACGTCAAGGGTGTCAAGGACGCGGGCATCCTCGGCAACGACCACCCCCGCCCCATGGGCCTGCTCATCGACCACTCCAAGCACTTCACTATGGAGAACGTCACCTTCCAGAACGCGGGCTTCTGGCAGGTCGTCCCCTACTATTCGGAGTACCTCGTCTTCCGCAACCTGCGCATCCTGGCCCCGCAGCGCGGAGCTCCCAACACCGACGGCATCGACCCCTTCAGCTCCAGCCACATCGTCATCGACCACTACTTCGCCTCGGTCGGCGACGACGATATCGCCATCAAGAGCGGCGCCATCAACTCGCCCGGCCCCGACGCTCCCTCGACCGATATCACCATCACCGACTGCGCCTTCGAGTCCGGCCACGGCCTCTCCATCGGCAGCGAGGTCGCGGGCGGTGTGCAGCACGTCCACGCCGAGCGCATCAGCTTCAAGGGGACCGACCAGGGCATCCGCGTGAAGGCGAACCGCGACCGCGGCGCGGATATCAGCGACCTCAGCTTCAAGAACATCACCATGGACGGCGTGCGAACCTCGATCCTCATCAGCGAGTACTACCCCAAGGTGATGCCCGAGGGCGAGGTCGCGGCGGCTTCCATCGGCCGCCTGACGCCGCACTTCCACGACATCCTCATCGAGAACGTGAAGTCGATCAACAGCGACTGGGCGGGAGTGGTCATCGGCCTGCCGGAGTCGCCAGTCATTGGCCTCACGCTGCGCAATGTTTCGATTGAGGCCACCAAAGCGATGGAAATTGCCTACGCCAAGGTGAAGCTAGAAGGCGTCTCGATCAAACTCGGAACGCACGTAGCGCCCACGGCCACAGTCACCGGCAAGTGA
- a CDS encoding DUF971 domain-containing protein, producing the protein MSHEGIRIVSEEQARRESADEVRLPAEAVTPAKVRVKKSEGTGVEIDWKDGHQSAWNFAWLRNACPCATCNEERQHTGRKPGEPKPKPQALLMMYEAPARPIEVTPVGRYALRFKWNDGHESGIYSWEYLRRVCLCTLCKGTRAE; encoded by the coding sequence ATGAGTCACGAAGGCATCCGCATCGTCAGTGAAGAACAGGCCCGGCGCGAGAGCGCGGACGAGGTCCGGCTGCCCGCCGAGGCAGTGACTCCGGCCAAGGTCCGGGTGAAGAAGTCAGAGGGCACGGGCGTCGAGATCGACTGGAAGGACGGGCACCAGAGCGCGTGGAACTTTGCGTGGCTGCGCAATGCCTGTCCCTGTGCGACGTGTAATGAAGAGCGGCAGCACACGGGCCGCAAGCCGGGCGAGCCGAAGCCCAAACCGCAGGCTCTGCTGATGATGTACGAGGCTCCGGCGCGGCCAATTGAGGTGACGCCCGTGGGCCGCTACGCGCTGCGCTTCAAGTGGAACGACGGGCACGAGAGCGGCATTTATAGCTGGGAGTATCTGCGACGCGTATGCCTGTGCACTCTCTGCAAAGGAACCAGGGCAGAATGA
- a CDS encoding fused MFS/spermidine synthase has protein sequence MSVSRLLFGGAVFVASFLLFLGEPMAARQLLPVFGGSAAVWMTCLVFFQLVLLGGYLYAHLVTRGWTRHWQRALHLALLALAVASALGWAMGLAPLNPAVTHPVLRIFAALSLRIGLPFLMLGATSPLLQVWWTQVERSPIPYRLFALSNLASLLALLLYPSLIEPHMTLRFQRWAWAIGVVVYAAMSALLALRTPLAEPIPQQETTTRTPWPRRLLWFLLPLAASMQLSAVTGHLTTNIAAIPLLWIAPLGVYLITFILAFETPWFYQRPIMVRLLVVMLAALGYVLSHADVSFPIGIAILFFLAELFFACLFCHAEAYHLRPQGTAESTLFYLMIAAGGAAGSFLIGIAAPLVFSSNYDVSISFLITAILALAVVWQDGRMPRLLWGTVSILMLVLVFALRAAYDRGTLLATRNFYGSLRVKGEISQHGDPTRTLLNGSIRHGMQIFSPALRRTPTTYYAEDSGIGTALAACCSTRARNIGVVGLGAGTLAAYGRPGDRMRFYEINPSVLPIAHNLFTYLRESGAQLTFAEGDARTSLAGEQPQGFDVLVVDAFSGDAIPLHLLTVEAMRVYRRHLAPGGVLAFHVSNQYLDLPPEIGELATAAGMQAREVASAGNDAKGEFSATWVLVSDDAAFFTRPEVADRITPIEPRAGVRAWTDDYSSLLKVLRW, from the coding sequence ATGTCGGTTTCGCGGCTCCTGTTTGGCGGCGCGGTCTTTGTGGCGTCGTTCCTGCTCTTCCTGGGTGAGCCGATGGCCGCCCGGCAACTGCTCCCGGTCTTTGGCGGCTCGGCCGCGGTCTGGATGACCTGCCTGGTCTTCTTCCAGCTCGTCCTGCTCGGCGGATACCTCTACGCCCACCTCGTCACCCGCGGCTGGACCCGGCACTGGCAGCGGGCCTTGCACCTCGCGCTACTGGCACTCGCCGTGGCATCGGCGCTGGGTTGGGCGATGGGCCTCGCCCCGCTCAACCCGGCAGTGACCCACCCGGTCCTGAGGATCTTCGCCGCACTGAGCCTGCGCATCGGCCTGCCCTTCCTGATGCTCGGCGCGACCTCGCCGCTGCTACAGGTCTGGTGGACACAGGTCGAGCGCAGCCCCATCCCTTACCGCCTCTTCGCGCTCTCGAATCTGGCGTCACTACTGGCTCTGCTGCTGTACCCCAGCCTCATCGAGCCGCACATGACGCTGCGATTTCAGCGTTGGGCCTGGGCCATCGGAGTGGTCGTCTACGCGGCCATGTCGGCACTGCTGGCCCTGCGCACGCCTCTAGCTGAACCCATCCCACAACAAGAGACAACCACCCGAACCCCCTGGCCGCGCCGCCTGCTCTGGTTCCTGCTGCCGCTCGCCGCGTCCATGCAGCTCAGCGCCGTCACCGGCCACCTGACGACCAACATCGCGGCCATCCCGCTGCTCTGGATCGCCCCGCTCGGCGTCTACCTCATCACCTTCATCCTCGCCTTCGAGACGCCGTGGTTCTACCAGCGCCCTATCATGGTGCGTCTGCTGGTAGTGATGCTGGCGGCGCTGGGCTACGTCCTCTCGCACGCGGACGTCTCGTTCCCCATCGGCATCGCCATCCTGTTCTTCCTCGCGGAGCTGTTCTTCGCCTGCCTCTTCTGCCACGCGGAGGCCTACCATCTGCGCCCGCAGGGAACGGCCGAGTCCACCCTCTTCTACCTGATGATCGCGGCCGGTGGCGCGGCCGGATCGTTCCTCATCGGCATCGCGGCCCCACTGGTCTTCTCCTCCAACTACGACGTCTCCATCTCCTTCCTGATAACAGCAATACTCGCTCTGGCAGTTGTATGGCAGGACGGCCGGATGCCCCGCCTGCTCTGGGGAACCGTCAGCATCCTGATGCTGGTGCTGGTCTTCGCCCTGCGCGCCGCCTACGACCGCGGCACGCTACTGGCGACCCGGAACTTCTACGGCAGCCTGCGCGTGAAGGGCGAGATCTCGCAGCACGGCGACCCCACCCGCACCCTGCTGAACGGCAGCATCCGCCACGGGATGCAGATCTTCTCGCCCGCGCTGCGCCGCACGCCGACGACCTACTACGCCGAGGACTCGGGCATCGGCACGGCGCTGGCAGCCTGTTGCTCCACGCGAGCGAGAAACATCGGCGTAGTGGGCCTGGGCGCGGGTACACTAGCCGCGTACGGCCGCCCCGGCGACCGTATGCGCTTCTACGAGATCAACCCGTCGGTCCTGCCCATCGCGCACAACCTGTTCACCTACCTGCGCGAATCCGGCGCGCAGCTCACCTTCGCCGAGGGAGACGCACGCACGTCGCTGGCCGGGGAGCAGCCGCAGGGCTTCGACGTTCTGGTCGTGGACGCCTTCTCGGGCGACGCGATCCCGCTGCACCTGCTCACGGTCGAGGCGATGCGCGTCTATCGTCGGCACCTGGCCCCAGGCGGCGTGCTGGCCTTCCACGTCTCCAACCAGTACCTGGACCTGCCGCCGGAGATCGGCGAATTGGCCACGGCTGCGGGGATGCAGGCCCGCGAGGTCGCCAGCGCGGGCAACGATGCGAAAGGAGAGTTCTCGGCGACGTGGGTGCTGGTCTCTGATGACGCGGCCTTCTTCACACGTCCCGAAGTGGCCGACCGGATCACTCCCATCGAGCCACGCGCCGGGGTGCGCGCCTGGACGGACGACTACTCCAGCCTGTTGAAGGTATTGCGCTGGTGA
- a CDS encoding 5'-3'-deoxyribonucleotidase: MKRICVDMDEVMADAVAEHLLRYNRDFSANLTVADLSGKWLWDVVEVEHHPALEAYLRSEDFFAVLDVMPDAPRVLRELQKKYEVFIATAAMEVPTSFAAKYQWLGRHFPFIPASHIVFCGDKSILKADYLIDDNPRQLRRFTGEGILYHSHHNIDVTDFRRVKNWLEVEALFLGSGAEL, from the coding sequence GTGAAACGTATCTGTGTCGACATGGATGAGGTGATGGCGGACGCGGTGGCCGAGCATCTCCTCCGCTACAACCGCGATTTCTCCGCCAACCTCACGGTCGCCGACCTGAGCGGCAAGTGGCTCTGGGACGTGGTCGAGGTCGAGCACCACCCCGCGCTCGAGGCCTACCTGCGCTCGGAGGACTTCTTCGCCGTCCTCGACGTCATGCCTGACGCACCGCGCGTCCTCCGCGAGCTACAGAAGAAGTACGAGGTCTTCATCGCCACCGCGGCCATGGAGGTCCCCACCTCGTTCGCAGCCAAGTACCAGTGGCTGGGCCGTCACTTCCCCTTCATCCCAGCCTCGCACATCGTCTTCTGCGGCGACAAGAGCATCCTCAAGGCCGACTACCTGATCGACGATAACCCGCGCCAGTTGCGGCGTTTCACGGGCGAGGGCATCCTCTACCACTCGCACCACAACATCGACGTGACGGATTTCCGCCGCGTCAAGAACTGGCTCGAGGTCGAAGCGCTCTTCCTCGGCTCGGGTGCCGAGCTTTAA
- the miaA gene encoding tRNA (adenosine(37)-N6)-dimethylallyltransferase MiaA produces the protein MNPLVVLLGATASGKTALSLALAQHFAGEIISCDSVAVYRGMELGTAKPTPAERALVPHHGLDLYDLEHACTAGDYSRSARESLAGITERGHLPIVAGGTGLYLRALIDGLFPSPPADPGLRERLRRRTPERLHTILERLDPKAAALIHRNDVPKVIRAIEVSLAARRPITEQWEAGRDALTGYRILRIGLNPPRAELYHRINQRAAAMFHLGLVAETEALIARHGADSRPLTSLGYAEASAVLRGELTLDQAIAQAQQGHRNYAKRQMTWFRREPGVHWLEGTGDDPEVLRQAVELVEQHAKQ, from the coding sequence ATGAATCCGCTCGTCGTCCTCCTCGGCGCAACCGCCTCCGGCAAAACCGCGCTCTCGCTCGCACTGGCCCAGCACTTCGCGGGCGAGATCATCTCCTGCGACTCCGTCGCGGTCTATCGCGGCATGGAGCTGGGCACCGCCAAGCCCACGCCCGCCGAGCGCGCCCTGGTGCCGCATCACGGGCTCGACCTCTACGACCTCGAACACGCCTGCACCGCCGGAGACTACTCCCGCAGCGCCCGCGAGTCGCTTGCGGGCATTACCGAGCGGGGCCACCTGCCCATCGTCGCCGGAGGAACCGGCCTCTACCTGCGCGCGCTCATCGACGGGCTCTTCCCCTCCCCGCCTGCCGATCCCGGCCTGCGCGAACGGCTGCGCAGGCGCACGCCTGAGAGGCTGCACACGATTCTCGAACGGCTCGACCCGAAGGCCGCCGCGCTTATCCACCGCAACGACGTGCCCAAGGTAATCCGCGCTATCGAGGTCTCGCTGGCGGCGCGGCGACCCATCACAGAGCAGTGGGAGGCGGGCCGCGATGCGCTTACCGGCTATCGTATTCTGCGGATCGGCCTGAACCCGCCGCGTGCGGAGCTGTATCACCGCATCAACCAGCGGGCGGCGGCGATGTTTCATCTGGGCTTGGTGGCCGAGACGGAGGCGCTCATCGCGCGGCATGGGGCCGATAGCCGTCCGTTGACTTCGCTGGGCTATGCCGAGGCTTCGGCTGTGCTGCGGGGGGAGCTGACGCTCGATCAGGCGATTGCGCAGGCGCAGCAGGGGCATCGCAACTATGCCAAGCGGCAGATGACGTGGTTTCGGCGGGAGCCGGGAGTGCATTGGCTGGAGGGGACGGGAGATGATCCGGAGGTGTTGAGGCAGGCGGTTGAGTTGGTGGAGCAGCATGCGAAGCAGTAA
- a CDS encoding C4-type zinc ribbon domain-containing protein, translating to MHPDLEKLMVLQGYDLEAKRLRDEMTALPRLVATLETQAKNTAGQRAVVLDLIAKEEALRRRQESDVKDLQQKIARARQKVENATTTVQVTALEHEITFAEQAISKLEDAELESMERSEELDAQKLVADKAVADAEAKLATEKQRATETIAADKIALAAVEEKRTAQRAEIGEEALSLYDRIAKAKGTGIAEAVNQQCSACRMMVRPQRWNDLRDRDNTTEMMTCESCGRLLFYDPARDSPQRKVVAVESIAASIVRGL from the coding sequence ATGCATCCTGATCTAGAGAAGCTGATGGTGCTACAGGGCTACGACCTCGAGGCCAAGCGTCTGCGCGATGAGATGACCGCGCTCCCCCGGCTGGTGGCCACGCTCGAGACGCAGGCCAAAAATACGGCGGGACAACGGGCCGTCGTGCTCGACCTGATCGCGAAGGAAGAGGCGCTGCGCCGCCGCCAGGAGTCGGACGTCAAGGACCTGCAGCAGAAGATCGCACGCGCCCGCCAGAAGGTCGAAAACGCCACCACCACCGTGCAGGTCACCGCGCTCGAGCACGAGATCACCTTCGCCGAGCAGGCCATCTCGAAGCTCGAAGACGCGGAGCTGGAGTCGATGGAGCGCAGCGAAGAGCTTGACGCCCAGAAGCTCGTGGCCGACAAGGCCGTTGCGGACGCCGAGGCCAAGCTGGCCACGGAAAAGCAGCGCGCCACAGAGACCATCGCCGCCGACAAAATCGCGCTGGCCGCCGTCGAAGAGAAGCGCACCGCACAGCGGGCCGAGATCGGCGAAGAGGCGCTCTCGCTCTACGACCGCATCGCCAAGGCCAAGGGAACCGGCATCGCCGAGGCCGTGAACCAACAGTGTTCCGCCTGCCGGATGATGGTTCGGCCCCAGCGCTGGAACGATCTGCGCGACCGCGACAACACCACCGAGATGATGACCTGCGAGAGCTGCGGCCGCCTGCTCTTCTACGACCCCGCGCGCGACTCCCCGCAGCGCAAGGTCGTCGCGGTCGAGAGCATTGCGGCCTCGATCGTGAGGGGCTTGTGA
- a CDS encoding DUF3050 domain-containing protein, translating to MSETAYVTSGVTLLEERLAPLYARLAEHRLYRSFRTVEDLRLFMQSHVFAVWDFMSLLKTLQRGLTSVDVPWLPSEFPRSRRLVNEIVLGEESDVYEGRAASHFEIYLEAMRLAGASTTAIDAMLMGVRAGKGWQDALAQSGASAGAQKFVAGTFRRIERGQLHATAAAFTFGREDLIPDMFRGFIRDQDQRLQGRLALFRWYLDRHIEVDGDEHGPMALEMIAELCGEDGARWREATEAAVEAVEARIALWDAIADEIGSKT from the coding sequence ATGAGCGAGACCGCATATGTAACAAGTGGAGTTACATTGCTGGAAGAGCGTCTGGCCCCGCTGTATGCGCGGCTGGCCGAGCACAGGCTCTATCGCAGCTTCCGCACCGTGGAAGACCTGCGTCTCTTCATGCAGTCGCACGTCTTCGCGGTGTGGGATTTTATGAGCCTGCTGAAGACGCTGCAGCGCGGGCTTACCTCGGTGGATGTGCCGTGGCTGCCGAGCGAGTTTCCGCGCAGCCGTCGGCTGGTGAACGAGATTGTGCTGGGCGAAGAGAGCGATGTGTACGAGGGCCGCGCGGCCAGCCACTTTGAGATTTATCTGGAGGCGATGCGGCTGGCTGGGGCTTCGACCACTGCTATCGACGCGATGCTGATGGGTGTGCGGGCGGGTAAGGGTTGGCAGGATGCGTTGGCACAGAGTGGTGCATCGGCTGGCGCGCAGAAGTTTGTTGCGGGTACCTTTCGGAGGATCGAGCGTGGGCAGCTTCATGCGACTGCCGCAGCATTTACCTTTGGCCGTGAGGACCTGATTCCCGATATGTTTCGCGGGTTCATCCGCGATCAGGACCAGCGGTTGCAGGGGCGACTGGCGCTCTTTCGCTGGTATCTGGATCGGCATATCGAGGTGGATGGCGATGAGCATGGGCCGATGGCGCTGGAGATGATCGCCGAGTTGTGTGGGGAGGATGGGGCTCGCTGGCGCGAGGCGACGGAAGCGGCGGTTGAGGCTGTTGAGGCGCGGATTGCGCTGTGGGATGCGATTGCGGATGAGATTGGAAGCAAAACCTAG
- a CDS encoding sulfite exporter TauE/SafE family protein has protein sequence MLSALTMNWHYLWLVAASFIAGVMNAMAGGGSFVAFPAMLGVGVPPIQANATNTVALWPGQLTSLAALRGDVRRDLMPVVALASITGGIAGAMVLLHTKQVTFMHLIPWLLLTGAVLFGISGPVSKWLRNRSKKSELEHHHDARISPIPLFLGLLPICFYVGYFGAGGGFLIMTVLALFGIEEMHTLNAMKVVAACLSNLCAIFTFIAKGAILWHYCLVAMVFAAAGGYIGARYTRRMNPAVLRAVVVVIGVAMAVYFFWKEA, from the coding sequence ATGCTCTCCGCCCTGACTATGAACTGGCACTATCTCTGGTTGGTGGCGGCCTCCTTTATCGCCGGCGTCATGAACGCGATGGCCGGCGGCGGTTCCTTCGTCGCATTTCCGGCGATGCTCGGCGTGGGAGTGCCGCCCATACAGGCCAACGCTACCAACACGGTCGCGCTGTGGCCGGGGCAGTTGACCTCGCTGGCGGCGCTGCGCGGGGATGTGCGGCGAGACCTGATGCCGGTGGTGGCGCTGGCCTCGATTACCGGCGGCATCGCGGGGGCGATGGTGCTGCTGCATACGAAGCAGGTCACCTTCATGCACCTGATCCCGTGGCTGCTGCTGACCGGCGCGGTGCTCTTCGGCATCAGCGGGCCGGTCTCGAAGTGGCTGCGCAACCGCTCGAAGAAGAGCGAGTTGGAGCATCATCACGATGCGCGGATCTCTCCCATTCCGCTCTTCCTGGGGCTGCTGCCTATCTGCTTCTATGTCGGGTACTTCGGCGCGGGCGGCGGGTTTCTCATCATGACGGTTCTCGCGCTCTTCGGCATCGAGGAGATGCACACGCTGAACGCGATGAAGGTCGTGGCAGCTTGCCTGTCGAACCTCTGCGCCATCTTCACCTTTATTGCGAAGGGCGCTATTTTGTGGCACTACTGCCTGGTCGCGATGGTCTTTGCCGCGGCGGGCGGGTACATCGGCGCGCGCTACACGCGGCGCATGAATCCTGCCGTGCTGCGCGCGGTAGTGGTCGTCATCGGCGTAGCCATGGCGGTGTATTTTTTCTGGAAAGAAGCATGA